One Baekduia alba genomic window, GTCACCGCGCCACGCTGACCGACGTCGGGGGAGGCGGCAGGGCGCGGCGACACCTCCGCGGGTCGGGGCCCGGCGCGAGCGGCCCAGCGCGAGCGACGCTAGGCTCGGCCCATGCCGACCGTGCTCGGCGTTGCCCAGGGTCGAGCGCGGCGCGGCGCTTGAAGGCCGGTGCGCGGCGGACCGCCGACCTCCTGCCGGTCGGCGCACGGGTCGACGTGCCGGTGCTCGACGCCGACGGTGGGATGGTCCCCGGGGTTCGTCGTCTCGCGGCACGGCGACGCCCTGACGGCGCTGTGGATCGACGCGCACCCGGCCGCCGAGGGCGCGACCTTCGGCGCCGGCGTCGACCCGACGATCGGACTGCCGCTGCCCTGAGCGGAGGCGGGGCATTAACCTCCTGGCCGGGGAGGCGCATTCGACAGGAGGAACCCATGGAGGACAAGGTCAACCTCGCCGCGAAGCTCGCGAGCTTCGACGGGCACTTCAGCCCGAAGGTCGTCGGCGAGCTCAACGACTACAAGATCGCGGTGGTCAAGGCCAAGGGCGAGTTCGTGTGGCACTCGCACCCCGACACCGACGACTTCTTCCTGGTCGTCGCGGGACGGCTCACGATCCAGCTCCGGGACCGCGACGTCGAGCTGGGTCCGGGAGAGCTGTTCGTGGTCCCGCGCGGGGTCGAGCACTGCCCGAAGGCCGACGAGGAGGCCCATGTCCTCCTCATCGAGCCGCTGGGCACGCCGAACACCGGGGACGCAGGGGGCGACCTCACCGCGAGCGAAGAGCGGATCTAGCCCGTCTTGCACCGGTGGCGGCGCCGGTGGTCCGGAATGGGATGCCTCCCAATGTGCATGTATTGGGAAGATGCATGTATTGGAGCCCGCAGTATGATCGGCGCGCCCGAGATCAGGACGGGCAGCCATCGACCACGGGAGTCGCCATGCATCGCCATCAGGGGCCGCCGCCGGCGGACGTCACCGCCGACACCGAGCGGGGCTCGCTGTCCCGCCGCCGAGCCCTCTTGGCCGGCGCCGTGGGCGCGGTCGGGATCGGTGCGGCGGCCGGGCCGCTCGCGTTCGCCGACCGCGCCTCGGCGGCCGGCGCCGGCGACGATCCCTACAGCGTCGACGTGATCAGCAAGGGGGCCGACCCGACCGGGAAGACCCCCAGCGACGCGGCGTTCCGGGCGGCCGCGGCCGACGTGCTCGCCTCGTTCCAACCGGGGCCGATCTCCGGGGCGATCCCCAAGCGGGTCATCGTGATCCCGCCCGGCAACTACCTGCTGACCCAACCGGACTCGCTCCTGCCCAACGTCGACGGGTCGACCAGCGGCGGCATCGTGGACGGGATCGCCATCACCGGCTACGGCAAGCGGCTGTCGCGCATCACCTACTCGCCGTCGGCGAACGACACGACGCTCTGGACGAACAACCAGCGGTACAAGAACATCCGGATCTCGGGGTTGACCTTCACGAGCACGAACGCGACGTCGAGCTTCAACTACGCGTACTCGTCGGCGGCCGTGGGCGTGCAGGACACCTGGTACACGGACGTGGAGTGGCGTGGGGCGTGGACGCGCGCCATCGGCCTCGACGGGCCGAACCCGTCGTCGAACCTGAACAGCGAGATGGGCTGGGACCACTGCCAGGTCGGTGGGTCCTACAGCGACGCGTTCCTGGTGGTGGGCATGACGCCCGGGGTCTCCCAGCAGGACCAGTTCCTCAACTACTGGTTCCGGGACTGCAAGGTGGAGTTCTCCTCCGGCGTGTTCGTGAAGAACAAGCGCGGTGGGTCCATGAACTTCACCGGGGGCTCCTACATCATCACCGACACCCAGTCGACCAGCACGTTCTTCCAGCTCACCGCCGACGCGCCGAGCCGCAACGACTCGGCGATGCGGCTGTACGCCCAAGGCATCCGGTTCGAGATCCGCGCCGACACCCACAAGGTGATCGACTCCAACTGGTACAAGGGGACGATCACGTTCGTGTCCTGCGACGACACGTCGCAGTCCTTCCGGGACTGGGCGGCGGGTGCGCTCAGCCATCAGTACGCGTTCACCCTGAGCGGGTCCCGGGGTCCGATGGTGCGCTACGTCGACTGCGCGCTGATGGGCTACCACCACATCGTGACCGCGGCCACCGCGATGACCGCGGGCAAGGTGCTGTACGACGGCTGTCGGCTCTTCAACCAGTCCGCCGGCACCGGCGACTCCGGGTTCCTGCGCTGGGAGGAGCAGGGCGTCTCGCACGCGACCCCGCGCTACGAGTTCCGGGACTGCCTCGGCGGCGCGGTGTACCTGCCCGACGACAAGGCCGGCTGAGGCCGAGCCGGGAAGCGCGCCCGGACGTCGTCGATGCACCGATCGCGGCTGGTCGGGCCGCCGAAGCGGCGCCGGTCGTAGGAGGTGAACGGCAGCTCGAGCGCGTCGAGCTCGTCGACGGCCGCGTGGAGCTCCGTGCTCCACTCCGGGTCGTGCGCGCTGGGGGCGAGCTGCAGGCGATCGATGGTGGCCATCAGCTCGTCCTTGCGGCGGATCGTCGCCGGTGTGACCTGGCGCAGGCAGGCGAAGTACCGGCCGCCGAGATAGGACTGCCACTCCGCGACGGCCTCGGCGGCGTCGGCGAACCGCGCGCCGAACGCGGCGGGCAGCCGCTCGATGCCGCCGGCCTCGGTCGCAAGGGCGAGCAGACCCGGCGCGGCCATCAGCTCGCCGTCGGAGCGCATGTAGGTCGGCAGGGGCAGCGCGCCGGCGAGCATGAGGCCGGGCAGCTGGTCCGGCGTCAGGCCGAGGCCGGCCACGGCGGCGACCGGGACGAAGTGCTGGTTGATGTACGCGTCGTCGCCAGCGGTGATGTCGTGCCGGCCGTTGAGCGCGAGGTAGCGCTCGCGCAGGGCGTCGGTGAGGCGGCTCATGGTGGCAGCGTAGGTGCACGATGGTCCGGTGCCGGCCGAACCGTCGGGAAAGTCACTCGCGCGCGCGAGGCTTCGTTGGAACGCGCGCGCCTGCGTCCACGCTTCGTCGATTCGGGCCGCCGGCAACCGACGAAGGGCGATTTGGAGGCTCGGCCGCCGCGCGCGTAGGGTCTGGCGCGCACTCTCTTTTCTTCTCTCTCTTCTCTCCTCGGGATCGCACCGCCTCAGCGCGCTGCTCCCTCAGCATCTCCCAGGCAGGAAGTCTGGGTTGGCACAAGTGGAAGGATCCACATGGACGCCATTCACATGAAATTCGGGGCCCCGCCGAAAGTTGCGCTGCTCAGCGCCCAGCGGGTCCCGCTTCAGCCCGATCAGGTCGGCGAGGTGTTCGGCGCGTCCTACCTCCGGCTCATGGAGGACTACGGCCTCCGTCCCGTCCTGGTCCCGACGTTGCTCCCGCGCTTCATAGAGGACTATGTCGCGGAGGTCGACGGCGCCGTCATCGCTGGCGTGGAGTGGGGTGGCCCCGACCCGTCGCCCGCCCGCTGGGGCGAGCGCTACGGCGCCCAGGCGCATGTCGACGAGAAGACCGAGAACTACATCGGCACCTTCGCGACAGCCATGCTCGCGAGCAACCGGCCGGTCCTCGGCATCAGTTACGGCGCCGAGGTCCTGGCCTCGCTGTTCGGCAGCACCCTCGAATCGACCACGGGTCACGCGCCCGTTGATCAGCCGGGGCTCGTCCGGACGTACATCCAGCCGGCGCAGTCGGCCAGGTACTACGACGGCGCCGGCCTGCCGGTTCGCTGCATGCACGGCTGGGCCATCAAGCACCTCGGCCTGCAACTGGCCGCCGAGGCCGTGAGCGTGCCGACGAGCTCCTCACCACAGGTGATCGAGGCCTTCCGGCTCAACCACTCGGTCGCACGCCTGCTCGGGGTGAACTACCACCCCGACCGTCCCGACCCTGAGTCGGGTCTGCACGGCGATCCGTTCGTCGCGCAGTTCGCCGAGTGGTGCCGCGACGCCGCTCGCATCTCCTAGCACCCACGCTCCGGTCCGCCGCCCCCTCGGGCGGCGGACCTGCGGTCGTCCATCCGTTCCTCTTTGGTCTCCATGGAAGGAGCCACCATGCATCACCGTCTCCTCACGGCGACGCGCCTCGGCGTCGCCGTGCTGCCGATCCTCGGCGCCGTCGCCTGGATCGCGTTCGACCCGTTCGTGCTCGACTACCCCGGTGTCCTGCTCATGGTCGCGCTCGTCTGCGGCTACCTGGCGTCCGCTCCGTTCGCCGGCCGGACCTGGTTCCTCGGCGCGGTCGGGGTCGTCCTGGTCGGGCTCCTCGGCGTCGGCTGGCTAGCCGAAGCCGGTTGGCTGCCTGCCGTCCCCGCCGTCCTGGAAGGCCACCCGGCCGTCGCGCTGACGGCGGCGGTCACGTTCCTCGGGGTTCTCGGCGCCTTCGTCGGGGACATCTTCGTGGAGGCGCTGCCGCGACCGTCGGCCGTCAAACCGGCGCTCGTCACGAGTCGGCCCGGAGCCTGGCCCTTCACGTTCTTGGCGGCCTTGGCGGCGGGGATCCTCGTCCGCTCCCCCGACATGGCGTGGGCGGTGCTCGACGGCGCCCTGTTCGTCGCCGGCGTCGCGGTCACGGCTGTCTTCCTCGTCCATGCCGGTCGGCGGCGCCCGATGGTGCTCACGGCCGTCGTCTCCGACCATGCTGGTCGTCGGCTCCCGATGGTGCCCGCGGTGCTCGCGGCGTTCGCGCTTCTGTCGGTCGTCGCGCTGGTGGAACCGCACGTCGCGCGGATGTTCACCATGGGCGTCCTGGTCGCCGTCCTCGAGTACGGCATCGCGGTCGCGCGCCGGCAGGTCATCCGGAATGACGTCCTGGGTCTGCTCGGCGCGCTCGTCGCCCTGGCGCTCGAAGCAGCGGCGTTGTCCATCATCACCGCCGCCGCTCTGATGCCGCACCTCGCCTGGGCCCACAGCGCCTGGGCGTTCCCCGTCGAAGCGGTGTGCGGCGCCTGGCTGATCGGCCAGACGAGCGTTGCGCTTGCGCTGACGCCGGCGCTTCGCCGGCGTGAAACGCCCCTGCTCTAGATCGCGGGCGCCCGCTGCTCCACCGCCGAGCGGCCTCCACTGAAAGGGAGGCCGAGGCAGCCACCGTCGCGACACAGGTCGCTCGGGCTTCATCGCCCACGGTGGTACGCACCGCCGGGCCACGCCCCGGAGGCCGAGTGGCATCAGCACCACTTCGTCACTCGGACGCCGCTCGCCGTCAGCACCCCGACGAGCGCGAGTCGCGTCGGAGGCCAACCGGTCTCCGACGACTTCGGTCCTACATGCCGAATCACAGAAGGAGCAACCACGATGGAAGGGACTCCGTCGTTGGCGACGCGCCGCCTGCACCTGGTGCAGGGAGCCGCGTCGCTCAACACCACCTCCGGGGCAGAGCCGCTGCCCTGGGCCCAGACCGCGCTGATCGTCCAGCTGCCGGTCTACGCCATCAAAGACCACGACGGTCGTGGCACCGGCACGTTCCTCGGGATGAAGGAGAAGCTGCCGTTCTTCGCGGACTGCGGCTTCAACACCATCTGGCTGCCGCCGTTCATGAAGTCGCCCGGCGACGACCAGGGCTTCGACGTCTCGGACTTCAACGAGGTCGACCCGGACTACGGGACGCTGGACGACTTCCGCGAGCTGGTCGCCGAGGCTCACCGGCTCGGCCTCCGGGTCGTCATCGACGTCGTCCCGGGGCACACCAGCGCCGAGCACTACTGGTTCCAGCAGAGCCGCCACGACCCGCACGGGCCGTACGGCGACTTCTACGTCTGGCACCCCGAGGGCAACATCTACGTCTCCTACCGGGACGAGCACGGCGTCAAGCACGAGATCCGCAACATCCTCGAGGTCGACCCCGACCCGCGGATGGTCCGGGACCGCGACGGCGACCTGGTCGCGGCGCGCAACTGGACGTGGGACGAGGTACGGCGGGAGTACTACTACCACCCGTTCAAGGCGTCCCAGCCGGCACTGAACTGGGACAACCCGGCCGTCGAGGACGCGATGGTCGACGTCTTCAAGTTCTGGGTCGATCTCGGCGTCGACGGCTTCCGGTGGGACGCTGAGCCGTTCCTCCTCCAGGAGGAAGGCACGCCCTGCGAGGACCTGCACGCCGTCCACCCCGTCGTCCGGAGGGTCCGGATCCGGGTCACCTGCCACCGCGCGGGCATCATCTTCCTCGGCGAGGCTGACGTGGAGGACAGCCACCGGTACTTCGGAAGCCCGGGCGCGCTCGAGTGCGACCTGAAGTTCGACTTCGACGCCAGGACCGGCCAGTGGATGGGCCAGGCCATCGGGTCCGCGCAGGAGTTCCTCAGGCCGGTGCTCGACCGGCCGGCCATCCCGCCGGGCTGCGCCAACGTCGTCTTCGCGTCCTGTCACGACGACGTCCGGGCCTGGCGCGCCACCGATGAGAAGAAGGCGGCGCTCCGGGGGTACTACGGCCACGGCGACCGGGGGCGGCCGTACGTCGACGACGCGGTCGTGGGCGGGTTCAGCTCCATGCTGGACTACGACCGGCGGCTCATGGAGCTCAACCTCGCCGAGCGGATGGGGCTGCCCGGCGCGAAGGGCGAGTACTACCTCAACCTCACCGGCACCGGACACCACCGGGCGCTGGTCGAGGCCGAGGACGCCCGGCCCAGCCTCCGCACGCCGATGCCGTGGGACGGCACCAGCGCCAACGGCGGCTTCTCCACCGCGCACCACGAGCTCCTGTACCTGCCGATGCCCGACGGTCGCGACCACTTCTCGCAGGTCAACGTCGCCGACCAGCTCGAAGACGAGAAGTCGTGGCTGCGGTACGTGATGGCCATGTACCAGATGGCCGCACGGAACCCCGCGGTCATGGCCGGCAGCTTCGAGCTGCTCGACGGACCGGACAACGTCCAGCAGTGGGGCTGCGTCCGGGAGCTCGACGGCACGGTGCTCATGTTCATCTACAACCGTGGGCGCGAAGCGCGCCGGTTCATCGGTGAGCTTCCGACGCGGCTCCGCCGGAGCCTTCGCGGCGCCCAGACCGTGGACCTGCTCAGCGGGCACACGGTCGGGGAGCTGAACCGGGCGAAGGTGGACATGCCCATGCCGGCCCGCGGCTGGTGGGGCTTCGAGCTCAAGGCCTGACGCACCACCGAAGGGCCCGACCGCAGCCAGCGGCCGGGCCCTTCGCGCACCACCTCGCACCACCCCGCCCCGGCACCGATGCCGGGGCGGTCTCCTTGCAGCACTGAGGAAGGAACCTCAATGAAGCTCGCCAAGTACGTCGGCGCGCAGCGCTCCAAAGCGCCCGCCGGCGTCGCCAAATCGGTCGGCGGTCAGCGCTCGAAAGTGCTCGACGTCGTCGCCGGCATCCTGTGTGGGGCGCCCGTAGCGGCCCTGCTGTCCTTCTCCCGCGTCCAGCCGCAGCTGCTGGAGCGGCTGCACGCCGGCCCCTCGCTCGGGGGTCTGCTCCAGGCGGTCGCGATCCTGACGATCGTCCCCGGCGTCTGGCTCATGGGTCACGTCGAGCGGGGGATCGGCTCGCGTCACCTGATCCGCACCGGCGTCGTCAGCCTCGGCGTGGTCGTCGCGCTGCTGCCGCACCTGCCGGGTCTGGCTTGGACGTTCGTGGCGGCGGCGGTGATCGGCCTGCTGTGCGCCCGCGTCGAGGGGCCGGTACGTCACCTGCTGGCGGCGTCGGTCGATGACGCGGCGGACCGCAAGGCGCAGTCCGCGCTGCTGACCGGTTCGTTCGCCCTCGGGGTCTTCGGGCTCCTGGGCGTGCTCACGCTGTTGACCGGGCAGTTCGGCCTGTCCATCGCCATGGCGGTGCTGGGCGCTGTGCTCGTGGTCCTCGGGATCGTCGTGCCGGCGCGTCTGCCGGCCGCCCAGGTCGAGGACGCCGAGCAGCGCGTATCGATGCGCACCGTGCTGGGCGACCCGATCGCCCGTACCGCCATCGCGCAGTACCTGATCCAGGGGCTGGCCTACGGCATCTGGATCGGCCCGCTGGCCACGCTGCTCGCCGGCCACGGCCACGGTCCCAACACCGTGGCGCTGTTCGGCTTCGACGGCCTGGTGAGCTTCGTGGTGTTCCTGGTCCTGGATCGCCTGCGTCGCAAGATCTCGGGGCGCGTGGCGACCTTCGGGTTCCTGGCCGGCCAGATCATCGCCGCGTCGTCGTTGTTCGCCGGCGTGCCGCTGGTCGCCGTCCTGCTGATCGGGATGGTCACGGAGGACGTGTCGACCAACGCGCTCTCCTCTGACTGCAACGACCGCATGGAGGGGGCGACCGCCAAGTCGCTCGGCTTCTCGGCGCGGCAGTTCGGCGTGGCCGTCGGCGTCTACGCGGGCGGCAGCGCCTACGCCGCCTTCAGCGACATCGGCATCTTCGCGTCGGGCATCGCGGTCACGGCCGCGCTC contains:
- a CDS encoding cupin domain-containing protein, with amino-acid sequence MEDKVNLAAKLASFDGHFSPKVVGELNDYKIAVVKAKGEFVWHSHPDTDDFFLVVAGRLTIQLRDRDVELGPGELFVVPRGVEHCPKADEEAHVLLIEPLGTPNTGDAGGDLTASEERI
- a CDS encoding DUF6058 family natural product biosynthesis protein: MSRLTDALRERYLALNGRHDITAGDDAYINQHFVPVAAVAGLGLTPDQLPGLMLAGALPLPTYMRSDGELMAAPGLLALATEAGGIERLPAAFGARFADAAEAVAEWQSYLGGRYFACLRQVTPATIRRKDELMATIDRLQLAPSAHDPEWSTELHAAVDELDALELPFTSYDRRRFGGPTSRDRCIDDVRARFPARPQPALSSGRYTAPPRQSRNS
- a CDS encoding gamma-glutamyl-gamma-aminobutyrate hydrolase family protein (Members of this family of hydrolases with an active site Cys residue belong to MEROPS family C26.) — protein: MDAIHMKFGAPPKVALLSAQRVPLQPDQVGEVFGASYLRLMEDYGLRPVLVPTLLPRFIEDYVAEVDGAVIAGVEWGGPDPSPARWGERYGAQAHVDEKTENYIGTFATAMLASNRPVLGISYGAEVLASLFGSTLESTTGHAPVDQPGLVRTYIQPAQSARYYDGAGLPVRCMHGWAIKHLGLQLAAEAVSVPTSSSPQVIEAFRLNHSVARLLGVNYHPDRPDPESGLHGDPFVAQFAEWCRDAARIS
- a CDS encoding alpha-amylase family glycosyl hydrolase, with protein sequence MEGTPSLATRRLHLVQGAASLNTTSGAEPLPWAQTALIVQLPVYAIKDHDGRGTGTFLGMKEKLPFFADCGFNTIWLPPFMKSPGDDQGFDVSDFNEVDPDYGTLDDFRELVAEAHRLGLRVVIDVVPGHTSAEHYWFQQSRHDPHGPYGDFYVWHPEGNIYVSYRDEHGVKHEIRNILEVDPDPRMVRDRDGDLVAARNWTWDEVRREYYYHPFKASQPALNWDNPAVEDAMVDVFKFWVDLGVDGFRWDAEPFLLQEEGTPCEDLHAVHPVVRRVRIRVTCHRAGIIFLGEADVEDSHRYFGSPGALECDLKFDFDARTGQWMGQAIGSAQEFLRPVLDRPAIPPGCANVVFASCHDDVRAWRATDEKKAALRGYYGHGDRGRPYVDDAVVGGFSSMLDYDRRLMELNLAERMGLPGAKGEYYLNLTGTGHHRALVEAEDARPSLRTPMPWDGTSANGGFSTAHHELLYLPMPDGRDHFSQVNVADQLEDEKSWLRYVMAMYQMAARNPAVMAGSFELLDGPDNVQQWGCVRELDGTVLMFIYNRGREARRFIGELPTRLRRSLRGAQTVDLLSGHTVGELNRAKVDMPMPARGWWGFELKA
- a CDS encoding MFS transporter, encoding MKLAKYVGAQRSKAPAGVAKSVGGQRSKVLDVVAGILCGAPVAALLSFSRVQPQLLERLHAGPSLGGLLQAVAILTIVPGVWLMGHVERGIGSRHLIRTGVVSLGVVVALLPHLPGLAWTFVAAAVIGLLCARVEGPVRHLLAASVDDAADRKAQSALLTGSFALGVFGLLGVLTLLTGQFGLSIAMAVLGAVLVVLGIVVPARLPAAQVEDAEQRVSMRTVLGDPIARTAIAQYLIQGLAYGIWIGPLATLLAGHGHGPNTVALFGFDGLVSFVVFLVLDRLRRKISGRVATFGFLAGQIIAASSLFAGVPLVAVLLIGMVTEDVSTNALSSDCNDRMEGATAKSLGFSARQFGVAVGVYAGGSAYAAFSDIGIFASGIAVTAALCVPLALRMHRQHH